A stretch of Allostreptomyces psammosilenae DNA encodes these proteins:
- a CDS encoding ABC transporter ATP-binding protein, whose protein sequence is MTTSVPYSAYQATAAHPPAATVPAAARATELTKVYGQGETRVTALDSVTVEFGRGEFTAIMGPSGSGKSTLMHCMAGLDSISSGSVRIGDVELNGLKDKQLTQLRRDRLGFIFQAFNLLPTLTALENITLPMDIAGRKPDKAWLDQVISTVGLSGRLKHRPSQLSGGQQQRVACARALASRPDIVFGDEPTGNLDSRSGAEILGFLRRSVQELGQTIVMVTHDPVAAAYADRVVFLADGRIVDELRQPTADSVLERMKRFDARGRTS, encoded by the coding sequence GTGACCACCTCCGTCCCCTACTCCGCGTACCAGGCCACGGCGGCCCACCCGCCGGCCGCGACCGTGCCGGCCGCCGCCCGCGCCACGGAGCTCACGAAGGTGTACGGGCAGGGTGAGACCCGCGTCACCGCCCTGGACTCCGTCACCGTCGAGTTCGGTCGCGGCGAGTTCACCGCGATCATGGGGCCCTCCGGCTCCGGCAAGTCCACGCTGATGCACTGCATGGCGGGCCTGGACTCCATCTCCTCCGGATCCGTCCGGATAGGCGACGTCGAGCTGAACGGCCTGAAGGACAAGCAGCTCACCCAGCTGCGCCGGGACCGGCTCGGCTTCATCTTCCAGGCGTTCAACCTGCTGCCCACGCTGACCGCCCTGGAGAACATCACGCTCCCCATGGACATCGCCGGTCGCAAGCCGGACAAGGCGTGGCTGGACCAGGTGATCAGCACGGTGGGCCTGTCCGGCCGGCTGAAGCACCGCCCGTCGCAGCTCTCCGGCGGCCAGCAGCAGCGCGTGGCCTGCGCCCGCGCCCTGGCCTCCCGCCCGGACATCGTCTTCGGCGACGAGCCCACCGGAAACCTCGACTCCCGCTCCGGCGCGGAGATCCTCGGGTTCCTGCGCCGCTCGGTCCAGGAGCTCGGCCAGACGATCGTGATGGTCACCCACGACCCGGTCGCCGCCGCCTACGCCGACCGCGTGGTCTTCCTGGCCGACGGCCGGATCGTCGACGAGCTGCGCCAGCCCACGGCCGACAGCGTGCTGGAGCGCATGAAGCGCTTCGACGCCCGCGGCCGCACCAGCTGA
- a CDS encoding Bax inhibitor-1/YccA family protein has protein sequence MRSSNPVLSRRGAFGQGGAQPGPAAPHPGAQAHQQPYGAPYQQQYGAPYAATQQAYQPGMTPEQLQQMYQAPPAGPLQTGRMTIDDVVMRTGMTLGVLAIGALVAWLTVPVGSFGVPVVCALVAFVVAMVVSLRRSTNPALILTYAGLEGVFLGAISKAFDAQWNGIAIQAVLGTVSVFAGMLIAYRIGAVRVTPRFYKIGMAIAFGFLGLILLNLVFSLFGADLGLREGPIGIIVGLVGVALGAFFLALDFHEVETGIQYGAPQKDAWLAAFGLTLSLVWIYLEMLRLIAILRGDD, from the coding sequence ATGAGGAGCAGCAACCCGGTGCTCTCGCGGCGGGGTGCGTTCGGCCAGGGGGGCGCCCAGCCCGGTCCCGCCGCGCCGCACCCGGGTGCGCAGGCGCACCAGCAGCCCTACGGAGCGCCCTACCAGCAGCAGTACGGCGCGCCGTACGCCGCCACCCAGCAGGCCTACCAGCCGGGCATGACGCCCGAGCAGTTGCAGCAGATGTACCAGGCCCCGCCGGCCGGTCCGCTGCAGACGGGCCGGATGACCATCGACGACGTCGTCATGCGCACCGGCATGACCCTCGGCGTGCTGGCCATCGGCGCCCTGGTGGCGTGGCTCACCGTGCCCGTCGGCTCCTTCGGTGTGCCGGTCGTCTGCGCGCTGGTGGCCTTCGTGGTCGCCATGGTGGTCTCGCTGCGGCGCAGCACCAACCCGGCGCTGATCCTGACCTACGCGGGTCTCGAGGGTGTCTTCCTCGGGGCCATCAGCAAGGCGTTCGACGCCCAGTGGAACGGCATCGCGATCCAGGCCGTGCTCGGCACGGTGTCGGTCTTCGCGGGCATGCTGATCGCCTACCGGATCGGCGCCGTGCGGGTGACCCCCCGGTTCTACAAGATCGGCATGGCGATCGCCTTCGGCTTCCTGGGCCTGATCCTGCTGAACCTGGTCTTCAGCCTGTTCGGCGCGGACCTCGGCCTGCGCGAGGGGCCGATCGGGATCATCGTCGGCCTGGTGGGTGTCGCGCTGGGCGCCTTCTTCCTGGCGCTGGACTTCCACGAGGTTGAGACCGGCATCCAGTACGGCGCCCCGCAGAAGGACGCCTGGCTGGCGGCCTTCGGTCTCACGCTCTCCCTGGTGTGGATCTACCTGGAGATGCTGCGGCTGATCGCGATCCTGCGCGGCGACGACTGA